One stretch of Spirochaetota bacterium DNA includes these proteins:
- a CDS encoding diacylglycerol kinase family protein: MKKIGVIVNLNSRKYKLSNKHPEGIFENIGGDSIVVKYTKSIDELYDVAVDFKKMGIDYVAPSGGDGTLHHVVTQFAKIYGANLPPFIILKGGTMNNVANSINLKGDAESILQRAVVAINNEKDIKIVQRKTMKIEDNHCFLFGNGLVSDFLDTYYSIGKSYTKLIGLICSSIYEAFTNQNSNLFKGFDGNITCDSEVLPYTNVLGVLGGTIETIGMGFYPLYRANESKDAFHIIVCAMKPRDLAKNVIKLKNGTPIKHKDYIEKIVKTIDIQSKKPFMYTMDGDLYNSEGALKVSTGIPIQFVVV; encoded by the coding sequence ATGAAGAAAATTGGTGTTATTGTTAATCTTAATTCAAGAAAATATAAACTATCAAATAAACATCCCGAAGGAATTTTTGAAAATATTGGGGGCGATAGCATTGTTGTCAAATATACAAAGTCAATTGATGAACTGTATGACGTTGCTGTGGATTTCAAAAAAATGGGAATTGATTATGTAGCACCTTCAGGCGGGGATGGAACATTACATCATGTTGTAACGCAATTTGCAAAAATTTATGGAGCAAATTTACCTCCATTTATAATATTAAAGGGAGGTACAATGAATAATGTAGCTAATAGCATCAATCTAAAAGGTGATGCAGAATCCATATTACAAAGAGCTGTTGTAGCTATAAACAATGAAAAAGACATAAAAATAGTACAACGTAAAACAATGAAGATTGAGGATAATCATTGTTTTTTGTTTGGGAATGGGCTAGTATCAGATTTCCTTGATACATATTATTCAATTGGCAAAAGTTATACTAAATTGATAGGATTAATATGTAGCAGTATTTATGAGGCATTCACTAACCAGAATTCAAATCTGTTCAAAGGGTTTGATGGCAATATCACGTGTGATTCTGAAGTATTACCATATACAAATGTATTGGGTGTACTTGGGGGAACTATTGAAACAATTGGAATGGGGTTTTATCCTTTATACAGGGCTAATGAATCAAAGGATGCATTTCATATTATAGTATGTGCAATGAAGCCAAGGGATCTTGCAAAGAATGTTATTAAACTAAAAAATGGTACTCCTATTAAACATAAGGATTATATTGAAAAAATTGTTAAAACCATAGATATACAATCAAAAAAACCTTTCATGTACACCATGGATGGTGATCTTTATAATTCAGAAGGTGCATTAAAGGTTTCAACTGGCATTCCTATCCAATTTGTAGTTGTTTAG
- a CDS encoding NAD(P)/FAD-dependent oxidoreductase gives MYDVIIIGAGNAGLSAAATLARKGVKILLIEKHNIPGGCATSFCRGRFEFEVSLHQLSGMGTPDRPGPLRSVLDSIGVLQKLDFVEMEKLYRVVLPGVIDVTLPTNKEELIKVLQSKFPKEKESIHKFFDFVWQFFTEVIGAFYLNDPDVNPNKYPLYYKYALKDTQSVLDEYFTDPVLKAVISPYWTYMGLPPSKLSFSDMAALLFSYVEFKPYHIKGGSQMLSNAMLEVVYENGGEVLFNTEVEKILVKNNKVYGVRTSSGKEFESKYVLSNASAITTFVDMMDDTANQQVIEQYKGSSVGTSFFTIYCGLDCEYHEVGINEETNFICNTIDLELDYELSKTIDTDRSSFILTCYNVFDNEMVPKGTSQIVLVTMKYADPWLKVSPHQYNDEKYRCAEAMLKNAQKVFPGLIHHIEEMEIATPITHMRYLGHPGGGAYGFDQYVKDSTLFVSPKPPIEGLYCAGSWYGSAGYQPTLTSGHSAARAIIKEMRNK, from the coding sequence ATGTATGATGTAATTATTATTGGTGCAGGAAATGCAGGTTTATCGGCTGCAGCAACACTAGCCAGAAAAGGAGTAAAAATCCTTTTAATTGAAAAACATAATATTCCTGGCGGGTGTGCCACAAGCTTTTGCCGTGGCAGGTTTGAATTTGAGGTATCACTTCACCAGTTAAGTGGGATGGGAACACCTGATCGCCCCGGACCACTCAGGAGTGTGCTTGATAGCATTGGTGTACTGCAAAAATTAGACTTTGTTGAAATGGAAAAACTCTACAGGGTGGTATTGCCAGGCGTTATTGATGTTACACTCCCAACCAATAAGGAAGAACTTATAAAGGTTTTACAATCAAAATTCCCTAAGGAAAAAGAATCTATACATAAGTTTTTTGATTTTGTATGGCAATTTTTTACAGAAGTAATTGGTGCATTTTATTTAAATGATCCTGATGTAAATCCAAACAAATACCCACTATATTATAAATATGCATTAAAAGATACACAGTCAGTGCTTGATGAATATTTTACTGATCCAGTACTTAAAGCAGTTATAAGCCCATATTGGACATACATGGGCTTGCCTCCTTCAAAGTTATCATTCAGTGATATGGCCGCTTTGCTGTTTTCGTATGTGGAATTTAAGCCATACCATATTAAGGGTGGCTCGCAGATGCTATCAAATGCAATGCTTGAGGTAGTATATGAAAATGGTGGCGAGGTGTTATTTAACACTGAAGTTGAAAAAATATTAGTAAAAAATAACAAGGTATATGGTGTTCGCACATCCTCAGGAAAGGAATTTGAATCAAAATATGTGCTCTCAAATGCTTCTGCTATCACAACGTTTGTTGACATGATGGATGACACAGCAAATCAACAGGTGATTGAACAGTACAAGGGAAGCAGTGTGGGAACATCGTTTTTTACTATTTATTGTGGATTGGATTGTGAATATCACGAAGTTGGTATTAACGAAGAAACAAATTTTATCTGCAATACTATAGATTTAGAATTGGATTATGAGCTATCGAAAACAATTGATACTGATAGGAGTTCATTCATTTTAACTTGTTATAATGTTTTTGATAATGAAATGGTCCCCAAAGGGACATCTCAAATTGTCCTGGTTACAATGAAATATGCAGACCCATGGCTTAAAGTTTCTCCCCATCAGTATAATGATGAAAAATACAGATGTGCTGAAGCAATGCTGAAGAATGCCCAAAAAGTGTTTCCGGGACTTATACATCACATTGAAGAAATGGAAATTGCCACCCCCATCACGCATATGCGTTATTTAGGTCATCCAGGTGGTGGAGCATACGGATTTGACCAGTATGTGAAAGATTCAACTTTGTTTGTTTCACCAAAACCACCAATTGAAGGACTGTATTGTGCGGGCAGCTGGTATGGTTCAGCAGGGTATCAGCCAACGCTGACTTCTGGGCATTCAGCAGCTCGTGCTATCATCAAAGAAATGCGAAACAAATAG
- a CDS encoding alpha-galactosidase: MEWIVSKGKKELKIQLKKPDVLFESWKIQYIYSVNDDTIHTIQSLPVTALGKKKITCISSDDNLRLTVVFSDEGDYISIKYTIDNLSERDIVLDKIITTIGKFTIPKTENYRLFKNGYQSWSLTRSYSLKEKEISSWLTCMNILQDNTRNLPQGKTGSFHSTMFTAIGSDTTSFCVIGQGKSFNQYVYINTYSKDKIIKIDIIHDFCNMMVSPASKLRADLLYIITHKSIHDAFERFFMLIKPQITMRKKIPRGWCSWYYYYTKIDEKSIYQNLDSLMSKGKRFDVFQIDDGYQTAVGDWLSINNSFPGGLAPIAQKIRTMGMVPGIWLAPFVASRKSKLYQHHPEWFLHNEDGKPVVAGWNPNWDLFGYFYALDTTHPEFQEYIKGVINTFVNEWGFGYLKLDFVYAASLCGKAFDMSISSAQRLKLGYSLIRDIAGDKVFILGCGAPLSASIGYVDGMRIGPDVAPYWMAKYRYYLTRDPHALCTKFAIRSILNRSQMHRNLWVNDPDCVMLRQTETKLTKEERMTLINAVIITGGMYFISDNLALLRSEDWKLIDIIDELVQVCYTGKPYPVDIMEHELPEIIYNSAGYIAFFNFSNKSRKSIVQLNGLLKKVITPNIKLIDVWGKRDIYVYSDHIDLGELNEHESVLCKIVK, from the coding sequence ATGGAATGGATTGTATCGAAAGGAAAAAAAGAATTAAAAATTCAACTAAAAAAACCGGACGTACTTTTTGAAAGTTGGAAAATTCAGTACATATATAGTGTGAACGATGACACTATTCACACAATTCAATCATTACCAGTTACTGCTTTAGGAAAGAAAAAAATCACGTGTATCAGCAGCGATGATAATCTACGATTAACAGTTGTGTTTTCAGATGAAGGAGATTATATATCAATAAAATATACGATAGATAATCTATCTGAAAGGGATATAGTTTTAGATAAAATAATTACCACAATTGGAAAATTTACAATTCCTAAAACTGAAAACTATAGGTTATTTAAAAATGGGTACCAATCATGGAGCCTGACCCGATCATATTCACTCAAAGAAAAAGAAATATCAAGCTGGTTAACCTGCATGAACATATTACAAGATAATACAAGAAATCTCCCTCAAGGGAAAACGGGTTCTTTTCATAGTACAATGTTTACAGCAATTGGTTCTGATACCACATCATTTTGTGTAATTGGTCAGGGGAAATCATTTAATCAGTATGTATATATTAATACATATTCTAAGGATAAAATAATAAAGATTGATATAATACATGATTTTTGCAATATGATGGTAAGCCCTGCCTCAAAACTGAGGGCCGATTTACTATATATTATTACTCATAAAAGCATTCATGACGCATTTGAACGGTTTTTCATGCTAATAAAACCTCAAATTACTATGCGAAAAAAAATACCAAGGGGATGGTGTTCCTGGTATTACTATTACACTAAAATAGACGAGAAAAGTATTTACCAAAATCTTGATTCATTGATGAGCAAAGGTAAGCGCTTTGATGTTTTTCAAATTGATGATGGCTATCAAACTGCAGTTGGTGACTGGTTATCAATAAATAATTCATTTCCCGGTGGATTGGCTCCTATAGCTCAGAAAATACGAACAATGGGGATGGTTCCTGGTATATGGCTTGCTCCCTTTGTAGCTTCCAGGAAATCAAAGCTGTATCAACACCATCCAGAGTGGTTTCTTCATAATGAAGATGGTAAACCGGTAGTAGCAGGATGGAATCCTAATTGGGATTTATTTGGTTATTTTTATGCCTTAGACACTACTCATCCTGAATTTCAGGAGTATATTAAAGGAGTAATAAACACGTTTGTCAATGAGTGGGGGTTTGGGTATTTAAAATTGGATTTTGTCTATGCCGCATCGTTATGTGGTAAAGCGTTTGATATGAGTATAAGTTCAGCTCAACGATTAAAATTGGGGTATTCACTCATACGTGATATTGCTGGTGATAAGGTATTTATATTAGGGTGTGGTGCACCTTTATCAGCTTCTATCGGGTATGTTGATGGTATGCGTATTGGACCGGATGTTGCACCATACTGGATGGCAAAATATCGTTATTACCTGACACGAGATCCGCATGCGTTATGTACTAAGTTTGCAATTAGAAGTATTCTAAACCGTTCGCAGATGCATAGAAATTTGTGGGTAAATGATCCTGATTGTGTAATGTTACGCCAAACCGAAACTAAACTCACCAAAGAAGAACGGATGACACTGATCAATGCTGTTATTATTACTGGAGGCATGTATTTTATTTCGGATAATTTAGCATTACTACGAAGTGAGGATTGGAAGCTCATTGATATCATTGATGAATTGGTTCAGGTATGTTATACTGGAAAACCATATCCGGTTGATATAATGGAACATGAACTACCAGAAATTATATATAATTCAGCTGGATATATTGCATTTTTTAATTTTTCAAATAAATCAAGAAAAAGTATAGTTCAGCTTAATGGATTATTAAAAAAAGTTATTACACCAAATATTAAATTGATAGACGTTTGGGGAAAGAGGGATATTTACGTATATAGTGATCATATAGATTTAGGTGAGTTAAATGAGCATGAATCAGTTTTATGTAAAATAGTTAAGTAA
- a CDS encoding citrate synthase → MTMILAKTAETIILNHTEAWMENILKKIEKLMLEHDAISPELIKKKDIKLGLRNPDGTGVVAGITSKGTVIGYEKIPNPDGTFTVKPVEGKLYYCGYDACELAQRIQEEGRYGFDEVTYLLLTGELPNKKDLERFEEVIADRRPLTKLERSIIMQEDVNNNQMYALHSVISHLSRCDPDPDSNDIKDVSRQCINIIAKAPVIIAYNYNVMKFRKGGDLFITKPNPEWSTAENFLYMLRGQRPDEYEAKLFDLALILHAEHGGGNNSTFAVRTVTSSGANTYMALCAGIASLSGHLHGGANEAVMKMMKDIKQNVKDWEDDEEIEHYLKLILEKKAYDRSGKIYGIGHAVYTKSDPRAVILRQKAEEFAKMKKNLDEFKLFAKVADIGTKLVQQYKGTVVSPNVDFYSGLIYKMMGIPMELFTPIFAMARFTGWSAHRIEQIIHNKIIRPAYASSLDEYKEYVPLNQR, encoded by the coding sequence ATGACTATGATACTGGCAAAAACTGCAGAAACAATTATTCTGAACCATACGGAGGCATGGATGGAAAACATCTTAAAAAAGATTGAAAAGCTGATGCTAGAGCATGATGCAATATCTCCGGAACTAATCAAGAAAAAAGATATCAAATTAGGTCTTAGGAATCCTGATGGCACTGGAGTTGTTGCCGGTATCACTTCAAAAGGGACAGTAATTGGATATGAAAAAATTCCAAACCCTGATGGAACCTTTACTGTAAAGCCAGTTGAAGGTAAATTGTACTATTGTGGTTATGATGCTTGTGAATTAGCGCAACGCATTCAAGAAGAAGGCAGGTATGGATTTGATGAAGTAACCTATTTGCTCCTTACAGGAGAATTACCAAATAAAAAGGATTTGGAACGATTTGAAGAAGTGATAGCTGATAGACGTCCATTAACAAAGTTAGAGCGTAGCATTATTATGCAGGAAGATGTTAATAATAACCAGATGTATGCGCTTCATTCTGTTATATCACATCTCAGCCGGTGTGATCCCGACCCTGATTCTAACGACATTAAGGATGTAAGCAGGCAATGCATAAATATTATTGCCAAAGCCCCTGTAATTATTGCATATAACTACAATGTCATGAAATTTAGAAAAGGTGGTGACCTGTTTATAACCAAACCCAATCCAGAATGGAGTACAGCAGAAAACTTTTTATATATGTTGCGAGGCCAAAGACCTGATGAATATGAAGCAAAGCTTTTTGATTTAGCACTTATACTTCACGCTGAACATGGAGGCGGAAATAACTCTACATTTGCAGTTAGGACTGTTACATCTAGTGGGGCTAACACCTACATGGCATTGTGTGCCGGTATTGCTTCCTTGAGTGGTCATTTACATGGAGGAGCAAATGAAGCAGTAATGAAAATGATGAAGGATATTAAACAAAATGTTAAAGATTGGGAAGATGATGAAGAAATAGAGCATTACCTTAAGCTTATTCTGGAAAAGAAAGCATATGACCGGAGTGGTAAAATTTATGGAATTGGACATGCAGTTTATACAAAATCTGACCCACGGGCAGTAATATTAAGACAAAAGGCTGAAGAGTTTGCAAAGATGAAAAAGAATCTAGATGAATTTAAGTTATTTGCAAAAGTAGCAGATATTGGTACCAAGCTGGTTCAGCAGTATAAAGGCACAGTGGTTTCACCAAACGTTGACTTTTACTCAGGGCTCATATATAAAATGATGGGCATTCCCATGGAGCTATTTACACCTATTTTTGCAATGGCACGGTTCACCGGTTGGTCTGCTCACAGGATAGAGCAGATAATACATAATAAGATTATACGCCCTGCATATGCCTCATCACTTGATGAATATAAAGAATATGTGCCACTTAATCAACGTTAA
- the aroF gene encoding 3-deoxy-7-phosphoheptulonate synthase: MATCNADPSQISCNSSHIATPSLPLYSKSHCDETVINLPYNVQIASSTCTIIAGPCSIESEDQIMATAEFVKRAGATILRGGAFKPRTSPYAFQGMGVEGLKLLRKAGDTYSMPIITEVLDSEDIYIVSEYADILQVGARNCQNFSLLRKLGRIQKPVLLKRGMMVTIKEFLMAAEYILAEGNKNVILCERGIRTFETETRNTLDISAVPVLKQKTHLPVIVDPSHAAGNWKLIHPLALAALAAGADGLMIECHINPEIALCDGEQSLRPDKFALLMEDVKKIISILKSKTESS; the protein is encoded by the coding sequence ATGGCCACATGTAATGCAGATCCATCTCAAATATCGTGCAACAGTTCTCACATTGCAACTCCTTCCCTTCCGCTTTACAGTAAGTCTCATTGTGATGAAACTGTAATTAACCTACCTTATAATGTTCAAATTGCAAGCTCAACATGTACAATCATTGCAGGTCCTTGCTCAATTGAATCCGAAGATCAGATAATGGCAACTGCTGAATTTGTTAAACGTGCTGGAGCAACAATACTTAGAGGAGGAGCATTCAAACCACGAACATCACCATATGCCTTCCAGGGTATGGGTGTAGAAGGACTAAAGTTGCTTCGTAAAGCTGGTGATACATATTCTATGCCAATTATTACCGAGGTACTTGACAGTGAAGACATTTACATAGTAAGCGAATATGCCGATATCCTGCAAGTTGGTGCACGTAATTGCCAAAATTTTTCATTACTACGCAAACTAGGAAGGATTCAAAAACCTGTTCTTTTAAAACGCGGCATGATGGTTACTATAAAAGAATTTTTAATGGCAGCTGAATATATCCTTGCTGAAGGGAATAAAAATGTTATTCTATGCGAAAGGGGAATTCGTACATTTGAAACCGAAACACGCAACACACTAGATATATCAGCTGTACCAGTATTAAAACAAAAAACACATTTACCAGTTATTGTAGACCCTTCACATGCTGCCGGAAATTGGAAACTTATTCACCCGCTAGCACTGGCTGCACTTGCTGCAGGTGCTGATGGTTTGATGATTGAATGTCACATAAATCCAGAAATTGCACTGTGTGACGGCGAACAATCATTGCGTCCTGATAAGTTTGCGTTGCTCATGGAGGATGTTAAAAAAATTATTTCTATCCTAAAATCTAAAACTGAAAGTAGCTAA
- a CDS encoding nitronate monooxygenase family protein, translating into MIKTKITEMFGVKYPIICGAMMWLCKPKLCAAISNAGGIGNLTAGNYNSEEEFRNAIRETRKLTDKPFFVNVTILPSVRITGEHHKMYLKVCAEEKVAGIEVSGAPIDKACGMEYIDMLKKAGVKLFHKVGAVRHAIHAEHVGYDGIYAAGIEEGGHPLSDDVTTMVLTTKIAQTVKIPVIAVGGIANGKTMAAALMLGAEGVMMASRFIATKECEVHDNIKQELVKRQEYETTLIMKSLHLQGRALKNEVVNKILEIEQRGGGFEELFPLISGERMSKAWEQGDVDAAPLMVGQSIGLIDDIPSCAELLERMNREAEDQIKKLAGNIV; encoded by the coding sequence ATGATCAAAACAAAAATTACTGAGATGTTTGGTGTAAAATATCCCATTATATGTGGCGCAATGATGTGGTTATGTAAACCTAAACTGTGTGCGGCAATATCCAACGCTGGTGGGATTGGAAACTTAACAGCTGGTAATTACAACAGTGAAGAAGAATTCAGAAATGCAATTCGTGAAACGCGCAAGCTAACCGACAAGCCTTTTTTTGTCAATGTTACCATTCTGCCATCTGTGCGAATTACTGGTGAACATCATAAAATGTATCTTAAAGTATGTGCAGAAGAAAAAGTTGCAGGAATAGAAGTGTCAGGTGCACCAATTGACAAAGCATGTGGTATGGAATATATCGATATGCTTAAAAAGGCTGGTGTGAAGCTATTTCATAAAGTTGGTGCTGTGCGTCATGCTATCCATGCAGAGCATGTTGGCTATGATGGAATTTATGCTGCCGGGATTGAAGAAGGTGGGCATCCATTAAGCGATGATGTTACTACTATGGTGCTTACAACAAAAATTGCACAAACCGTTAAAATTCCGGTTATAGCTGTTGGAGGCATAGCAAATGGTAAAACTATGGCAGCGGCGTTGATGTTAGGTGCCGAAGGTGTAATGATGGCAAGTCGTTTTATTGCAACAAAAGAGTGTGAAGTGCATGATAATATAAAGCAGGAACTTGTAAAGCGGCAAGAGTATGAAACAACGTTAATTATGAAAAGCCTTCATCTTCAGGGTAGAGCATTAAAAAATGAGGTGGTCAATAAAATTTTAGAAATTGAACAACGTGGTGGTGGTTTTGAGGAACTATTTCCACTGATATCAGGCGAGCGAATGAGCAAAGCATGGGAGCAGGGTGATGTGGATGCTGCGCCTCTGATGGTTGGTCAATCCATAGGCCTTATTGATGATATCCCCAGTTGTGCTGAGTTACTTGAAAGAATGAATAGAGAGGCTGAAGACCAAATTAAAAAACTTGCAGGCAATATTGTATAA
- a CDS encoding iron-sulfur cluster-binding domain-containing protein, with product MDKQILQQLEGYEKVITDIEVLKRYGYDYRLDRGLVKKFVDRLHPQIIDVKVIDVIDETKSTKTLRLASKQKYLPPFQAGQYISVIVEVGGIRTTRPYSISSSPDEIAYYDITVRRVDGGLVSSYLLDTIKIGDSLQISAPAGNFYHNPIIHSNKVVYIAGGSGVTPFKSMIQHVINTGTEREIWLIYGSKNNDELIFNDYFSKVASKYSFFHYIPVLEEGKSVYKGLITSKIITEVVGDSSDKTFFVCGPQAMYAHILNELQPMNLKPKQIRMEMYGVPTDVFSQPGWPKEIKKDASFTITVRGRITFTVLAGETLLQSLEKNGVIVPSLCRSGECSLCRIKLVSGKVYQPEGVKLRQADRRFGYIHSCAAFPISDCEIII from the coding sequence ATGGATAAACAGATATTACAGCAGCTTGAAGGATATGAAAAAGTTATAACTGATATAGAAGTTCTTAAGCGTTATGGCTATGATTATAGATTAGACAGAGGCCTTGTTAAAAAATTTGTAGACCGATTGCATCCTCAGATAATAGATGTTAAAGTGATTGATGTTATAGATGAAACTAAATCAACAAAAACTCTGCGTCTTGCGTCAAAACAAAAGTATTTACCACCATTTCAGGCAGGTCAATATATTTCGGTGATAGTTGAAGTTGGAGGAATTAGAACAACGCGGCCATACAGTATATCATCGTCACCCGATGAGATTGCATATTACGATATCACAGTGCGCCGAGTGGATGGGGGTTTAGTATCGTCGTACTTGCTTGACACAATAAAAATTGGCGATAGTTTGCAAATATCAGCCCCTGCCGGCAATTTTTATCATAATCCAATTATTCACAGCAACAAGGTGGTATATATTGCTGGTGGCAGTGGTGTAACACCGTTTAAGTCCATGATACAACATGTCATAAATACTGGTACTGAAAGGGAAATATGGCTTATATATGGAAGCAAAAACAACGATGAGCTCATTTTTAATGATTATTTTTCAAAAGTTGCTTCAAAGTATTCATTTTTTCACTATATCCCAGTGCTGGAAGAAGGTAAAAGCGTTTACAAAGGTTTAATAACCTCAAAAATCATTACGGAAGTTGTGGGCGATAGCTCCGATAAAACATTCTTTGTTTGTGGCCCTCAGGCAATGTATGCACATATACTGAATGAATTACAGCCGATGAACTTAAAACCAAAGCAGATACGGATGGAAATGTATGGAGTTCCAACTGATGTTTTTTCGCAGCCTGGATGGCCAAAAGAAATTAAAAAAGATGCTTCATTTACTATTACAGTAAGAGGCAGAATCACTTTTACTGTTTTGGCAGGGGAAACTTTATTACAGTCACTTGAAAAAAATGGTGTTATAGTACCATCGTTGTGCCGAAGCGGCGAATGCAGCCTGTGCCGGATAAAATTAGTCAGCGGTAAAGTATATCAGCCCGAAGGTGTTAAACTAAGGCAGGCCGACAGACGGTTTGGATATATTCATTCCTGTGCAGCATTCCCTATCAGTGATTGTGAGATAATAATTTAG
- a CDS encoding SGNH/GDSL hydrolase family protein, whose amino-acid sequence MAIICVRGGSISAGYRVKTSYIDMLSNDEVIKQHKIINISKIGDSSFEGVWQFDNVILHKPDILILHFGMDDIYRPVYRSEFKENLVRMVQKARAVSIPHIILPTLHLVKNQYDMDAVDVFTRTAREVALDMNCLLATVHIEWINYLYETGNSIDSLLTIDDRYPNEQGHFLIAEAIKKKLLPLLT is encoded by the coding sequence ATGGCTATTATATGTGTACGTGGAGGTTCAATATCTGCCGGGTATAGGGTTAAAACTTCGTATATAGATATGCTTTCAAATGATGAAGTAATCAAACAGCATAAAATTATCAACATATCAAAAATTGGCGATAGCTCCTTTGAGGGAGTATGGCAGTTTGATAATGTAATATTGCATAAACCAGATATTCTTATATTGCACTTTGGAATGGACGATATTTATAGGCCAGTGTACCGTTCAGAATTTAAAGAAAACCTTGTACGCATGGTACAGAAAGCACGCGCTGTTAGTATACCACATATCATCCTGCCAACATTGCATCTGGTAAAAAACCAGTATGATATGGACGCAGTTGATGTATTTACACGTACAGCGCGTGAAGTTGCTCTGGATATGAATTGCTTGCTTGCAACCGTACACATAGAATGGATTAACTATCTCTATGAAACCGGTAACAGTATTGATTCATTATTAACTATTGATGATCGCTACCCTAATGAACAGGGCCATTTTTTAATAGCTGAAGCCATCAAGAAAAAGCTGTTACCTTTACTAACATAG
- a CDS encoding SMP-30/gluconolactonase/LRE family protein, protein MKKKIIVIVVCAILVIAFIIKTLYDAGEFKKIVPYSNYYCTTVTSIPGPEDIVIDYELGIAYISSDDRRAFAKGQNINGSIFSYNLKSKKLTKLNSDFPYEFHPHGIDLITIAKNKKLLYVVNHRTSGHFIEKFYIRENNLTYVRSIENQDLMFSPNDLALINEDIFYVTNDHGNRSSLGKTIEEYLQLANSYVLFYDGKNFDIKARNIKYANGITFSPDKSKLFVASPVGKCIKVYTIEKAYNLTFLYDIDCNTGVDNITFDSEGALWGGCHPKLLTFVKHSKNEHAMAPSEIIKISFDGNKYKKVTELLDDGNLIQSSTVAVRYNSSLLIGSVFDTHILDCTSK, encoded by the coding sequence ATGAAAAAAAAGATTATAGTCATAGTTGTATGTGCTATTTTGGTTATTGCATTTATTATTAAGACCTTATATGATGCAGGTGAATTTAAAAAAATAGTTCCATATTCTAATTATTATTGTACAACGGTAACTTCAATACCTGGACCTGAAGATATAGTAATCGATTATGAATTAGGAATTGCATATATATCTTCTGATGATAGAAGAGCTTTTGCAAAGGGACAAAATATAAATGGTTCCATATTTTCTTATAATTTAAAATCCAAAAAATTAACTAAGTTAAATTCTGATTTCCCATACGAATTCCATCCTCATGGAATAGATCTGATAACTATCGCAAAAAACAAAAAACTACTTTATGTTGTTAATCATAGAACATCTGGTCATTTTATAGAAAAGTTTTATATCCGTGAAAATAATCTTACATACGTCCGTTCAATTGAGAATCAGGACCTAATGTTTTCACCTAATGATCTTGCCCTCATTAATGAAGATATTTTCTATGTCACTAATGATCATGGGAATAGATCATCCCTGGGAAAAACTATTGAAGAGTATCTCCAGCTAGCCAATTCGTATGTACTTTTTTATGATGGAAAAAATTTTGACATAAAAGCCAGAAATATTAAATATGCTAACGGTATAACATTTAGCCCTGACAAATCAAAGCTATTTGTTGCATCACCTGTTGGTAAATGCATTAAAGTATATACGATTGAAAAAGCTTATAATTTAACATTTTTATATGACATAGATTGTAATACAGGAGTTGATAATATAACTTTTGATAGTGAGGGTGCATTATGGGGTGGTTGCCATCCAAAGTTATTGACTTTTGTTAAACATTCAAAAAATGAACATGCTATGGCTCCTTCAGAAATAATTAAAATTAGCTTTGATGGTAATAAATACAAAAAAGTAACGGAATTATTGGATGATGGTAATTTGATACAATCTTCAACAGTTGCAGTACGATACAATTCATCACTATTAATTGGCTCAGTATTTGATACTCACATTCTTGATTGTACATCTAAATAG